DNA sequence from the Lodderomyces elongisporus chromosome 5, complete sequence genome:
TCTTTACCAATATATAAGGAGACCGATCGCTTTTAAATCTTGTCCATTTATCCTTGTGCCGCTTTTTTGTCTGTGGTATATTCTTCACTTGGAAATTCCAGCCCTTTGGAGGCGTGATAAAGTTTTCCATGGTGTAGATATAAATGTAACCTGCATCAGTGACTGGCTTTGTACTTGCACTTGCACTTGTACTTGTACATGTACTTGCACTTGCACTTGTACTTGTacttgtttttggtttttgttttggtaatGGTGTAGGAGACAATGAAGAGGAAACGGGATCAGGAGCTATAAATCCTCCAATCACATtgtatttttcattcaGGTCATTTAGTAATGTCACAGATGAGGCAGGTGACTTTTCAAAAGCATTGTTTGTAGGATATTTGGTGGTTGTCTTACGGATCGCTTTTATTTCCTCAGTCCCCTTGGCTTGTTTTATATGATAATGACAATACCCATGCTCGGTGCGTACTGTAATTTTGCATCTTTGACCTTTGACAGTTATACCATTGCATTGGTGGACTTGGACAACCATGTTATATTAGGTTTAAGATGTTAGAATCATCACTTCCTTGCTAATGGTTTggttttgctctttttttgctctttttttttgttccttttcaattgtttggTTCTTGCGCTAAACTCATAATCTGATTCTGTTGTTGGTTTAGTGTTTACTTTCAAAGttcacacatatatatatatatatattggtttcttgtgtttttttttctttttggaatTTGTGTTTTATGTTTGTTAGTTtattgttaattttacaTATCGATTTGTTTTGGAGTACTGTCTAATTTGTACctgtttgaaaaaaagagatctCAAAATAGTCGAAACGTATTTGCGCATACCGAACATGTTCACGATAGACTAGATGCACAAAGCAAAGTTTAAAAATTGGGTTTGGGAAGGTCATTGAAGCTCGATACTTCAACGCCTCCAAAACTTAAAagcctttttcttttttcttttttgttataTTCTGTGCATGGTCCTACATTGATTCTAAAAAGGTTTAAAGAAatgcaaatacaaaataccaACCAGCAATGCAAGAATAAAATagagtatatatatatatatatatattctttttctcaaaTAGTAGCAGGTGATATTCAGGTACGACTCTACAATCAAAACGTGTACATTGCAGTTTTGGAGCATTGATTGTTCAGTAGCCACGAAACTATTCTTctgtttcaaaattttaaCATACACTCTATAAaactttgttcttttgaaGATATATAACCATGTTtttgcagcaacaacaaaagaataaatggTCGATTGTAGAAGTCCTCCCTAAAAATTAGAAATTATCAAAACTTATACAATCATAATCCTTTTGCTTGAGACAAAACCcacaaaattttcaaaaacttaGAACGAATTTTATACCCAACACAATTTCGTCTCTAACCCACAAAGCTTAGTGTGAGCCAAACCACCATATGATGCTTTGTGTTGCAAAGCCCTTCTACAACAAAATAGAAtccaaaaaatgaaaaaaaatttaaatacaTGGAAAACACAATAAAATCAATTTCCCAAAGTTTGTTTAGTGGGAAAAACGTTGAAATAACTAAGTGCACGTGATATCTCATAATAAAATTGtacttttttattattttcatgCGCTTACCCGCAAAGCCCCACCAATTACCTATTTGAGTAATATGACTCCACAGTTTAAAAGATATAAAGGTTATTTTACATATGTTTCTGTTCACTACAACGAAAaccacaaaaaaataaaatcaacCGATTACCGGAGGTACACAATACTGGAGAGAAATAAAGGAAGAAGGATAGATAGAACAAATgagtatgtgtgtgtgtgtgtgaaaCCACAGTCCGAGACAATGAAAGTAGGATACACACAAGATGGATATGCAATTAAACGTACAATTTAGTCAAAGACAAATAGATCAACACAATTAAgagtggaaaaaaaaacaaaaaaaaaaacaaaaaaaacaaaaattattcACCAAGAATTCATATAAATAGTTTATGGAATCTCACCTTTATCagttctgtttcttttcaattcttttactcttttattttcttccttctttctttctttctttctcttacCATACAACTTCTTTCGTTGCACAGCCTTTTTGTCTCGAGCTTTGACTTAACTCACCTAACCTCACCCCACTTCACCCCTTCCCACATAAATACCAACACTCTcactttgtctttttcaaattgtcTCAGAAACTACAGTTtgattcttatttttttattctttttttaattttcctCAACTTATCCAATAATAATGCCTTCTCATTTCGATACCCTTCAATTGCACGCCGGTCAACCTGTTGACGGACCACACAGACCAAGAGCTCCTCCAATCTATGCCACTACTTCATACGTCTTTAACGACTCCAAACACGGTGCTCAATTGTTTGGCTTGGAGACTCCAGGTTACATTTACTCAAGAATCATGAACCCAACCAATGATGTTTTTGAGCAAAGAATCGCCGCCTTGGAAGGTGGTATTGGCGCTTTGGCCACTTCTTCAGGTCAATCTGCCCAATTCTTAGCCATTGCAGGTTTGGCTCACGCTGGTGACAACTTTATCAGTACTTCCTATCTCTATGGTGGTACTTATAACCAATTCAAAGTTGCATTCAAGAGATTGGGAATTGAAACAAGATTTGTTAATGGTGACTCGGCCGCCGACTTTGAGAAATTGATTGATGACAAGACCAAGGCCATCTACTTGGAAAGTATTGGTAATCCTAAATACAATGTGCCagactttgaaaaaattgtcaAGGTTGCTCACGATAATGGTATCCCAGTCGTTGTTGACAATACCtttggtgctggtggtttCTTAGTTAACCCAATTGCACACGGTGCAGATATCGTCGTCCACTCTGCTACAAAATGGATTGGTGGTCACGGAACCACTACTGCCGGTGTTGTTGTGGACTCTGGTAAATTCGACTGGACTAAATACCCAGAAAAGTATCCACAATTCTCCAAGCCATCAGAAGGTTACCACGGCTTGGTGCTTAGCGAGGCTTTGAAAGAGGCTGCATACATTGGTCACTTGCGTATTGAGCTTCTTCGTGATCTTGGTCCAGCATTGAACCCATTTGGTTCAttcctccttcttcaaGGTTTGGAGACTTTGAGTTTGAGAGTTGAGAGACAAAGTGAAAATGCCTTGGCATTGGCTCAATGGTTGGAGAAACACCCACAAGTTGAATCGGTCTCATACTTGGGCTTACCATCCCACGAATCACACCAATTGGCTAAGAAGTACTTCAACAATGGTGCAAAATACTATGGTGGTGCTTTGGCCTTTACAGTCAAGGATCAACCAAAGACTTCCGAAGACCCATTTGACGAAGCATCTCCTAAATTGGTTGacaatttgcaaattgcCTCAAACTTGGCTAATGTTGGTGACTCAAAGACATTGGTTATTGCACCATACTTTACTACACACCAACAATTGACTGAAGACGAAAAAGTTGCTTCTGGTGTTTCAAAGGGATTAATTAGAGTCTCCGTTGGTACTGAATTCATTGATGATATCATTAATGACTTTGACCAAGCTTTCAAGAAAGTTTACGcttaaacaaaaagaaggaaaaaaaaataaatctATTGAAACATTGATACATTTGCTCTATTTCTTACCTTGCAcccattttattttcatttcttcaatttttttgttttgcatcTCTAGTTATCTATTAAATGTATGTACATTACTGTATCAGTATGTATACACTTACacaaataaatacaaattATATATCCTTATTACTCTTTGttgtcttttatttctatttctatttctatttctattcaTCCATTTATTCCCCCTCTCATCTCAACTAATTATCCAGCTTTGGCTAATGCAAAACATCTTTCGACGCTTAGTTCATTATTGCCCCACCAATTGGGCATCAATATAACCTTGCCTgcagaaaaacaaatgaagaTCAACAAGATGGCCAAATTGTAACCTGTATCAATTGCAGCTGCTAGTAAGTAATTGTATTTTTTCCACAAGGCATGCTTATATCTATAGGCATAAAACATGGTGATGGTTCCACCAATAAACAGTGATAATGGTCCAGTAGAAATATTACCGTAAAAGGTTGATAgtgttgaaaagaaaacagtgGTGTTCCACAAATTGAATTTTAGTTTTGAATTGGGGAAAAATCTGTATGCAGCGTAAAGGACCAATGGCGCACCGGCGCCCAATAAGAAACCATATGGTAATACAGGGTAGTTTTTAAACAATCGTGATGGGCCCAATACAACGTATTGGATTGCGTTTGTATTATATGATGTTATCGATTGGCCTGTCCATTGGTGCAATGGGTCCTCCTTTGTACCGTTTAAATAATCCATCTTGGATGACAATACCCATCGCATTGCCGCATAGTTTATTGGCACGCCAATGAGCTCACCAAATATTTGTGAGAAGAATACCGATCTTGGTGGCAAGTGCATGTAGTGGCCAATTTTCTGATCTTGCAAGATATATTGAGCTCTATACCATGCATCACCGGCAATGGCTCCATACACGGTGGCACCTGCAGGGTGTCTTGAAGATTGCAGCTGGATCATGTATCCATACAACAATTCATTAAAAGTACCAATTGCCAACTGGAAATTTGACAATGCATATAGCCAGCCCAATGGAGTAACTATAATTGAGCCAAACACAAGCCCAACAATGAGACACCACCAGGGCATGAAAAGACTCTTGGTTGCAAGAATCACCAATAGTGTTATGAATGAAGCTGCAAATAGGATTATGTACCACAATAAAGGCACTTCTTTGTAAACTGCTTGCATCTTGTTTAATCGATCAGTATACTGCAAACTCAAGGAActatttgattttcttgccttgatcaattttttaaatgaGCTGGAAAGACTGCTATAGCCAAAGACAACCACCCATACAAAACCAGAGACGTATGCAGCATAATCAAAAAACATGTTCCATGCTCGTTGTGCTCCAAGGTATACTTCTCCCAATTCGTGGTATGCCGTCATATTTAATTGTAAATCTGGTGTCAACAAGTCAGTTGTTGGGTACTTGGTTCCATTGGCCAAAAAGAGACTATTGGACATTAACCCAGATTTAAAACTCGATAAGCCGCCCCACTTGACAGAGGGAATCAATATCCAAGCGCCCAAGACAAATGCAACAAACTCAACCACTTGAACCCAATATGGATACAACATGATTGACGACGTGATATTGGACCAGTCCAATGTAAAGTTCAAGAACCCCATACCTCCTAAACCAGACCCAAGAAAGTTTGCAGTATAGTTTTCAGGTGCAACCCAGCAAAGGAATGCTAGTGATGAGGTCATGGGCCAGATATATTCTGGAAAAAAGTGCCAAGCACAGACACCTATAAGCacgcaaaagaaaattttcatttgcttTGAGCTTTGCTTCGAATCGAGATCTGATTTGCTTTGTGTTTGAAACAATGTTGTTTGCATCAAAGCCAGCGGCCAAATAAACTGTGGATCGTAAAGTAGGAAATTACGCGCTATTCCGGCATATGAGTATCCAACAAAGACAATTGTCCACATGAAGAAAATGGCGACTGCCGCATTGACTTTTTCTCCATAATAGATTTCTGCTAATGATAATGAATTGAGGCCCTGGCTCCCAGTAGCACCAGAATTGGCAGTGATGGTGATCAATGCTGTTTCCTTGATGGACCATGGTCCAGGATTGAGATCAAACAGACCCAACTTACCGAGACTAACTCTCTTTTTGGGCAAGACTTTGGCTAGCCATTTACCAAACCAGTGTGATGCAATTTGTACAAAAAAGATGGAGTATGCTGCTGAAGTGGTTCTATAAGTGTTCATTGTATCGATGAATGCACCAGGCACAATGAAGATGATTGAAAGGATGAAATATCTGAATGTGAGAATGGGGGTCGTAGGGTCGTCTTCGAATGATACAGTATCTCTCACCACTTGCGGCAACTCTGCTATATCTGGAGGTATCTCTCCATCAAAACTGCCTG
Encoded proteins:
- the MET15 gene encoding Homocysteine/cysteine synthase, which codes for MPSHFDTLQLHAGQPVDGPHRPRAPPIYATTSYVFNDSKHGAQLFGLETPGYIYSRIMNPTNDVFEQRIAALEGGIGALATSSGQSAQFLAIAGLAHAGDNFISTSYLYGGTYNQFKVAFKRLGIETRFVNGDSAADFEKLIDDKTKAIYLESIGNPKYNVPDFEKIVKVAHDNGIPVVVDNTFGAGGFLVNPIAHGADIVVHSATKWIGGHGTTTAGVVVDSGKFDWTKYPEKYPQFSKPSEGYHGLVLSEALKEAAYIGHLRIELLRDLGPALNPFGSFLLLQGLETLSLRVERQSENALALAQWLEKHPQVESVSYLGLPSHESHQLAKKYFNNGAKYYGGALAFTVKDQPKTSEDPFDEASPKLVDNLQIASNLANVGDSKTLVIAPYFTTHQQLTEDEKVASGVSKGLIRVSVGTEFIDDIINDFDQAFKKVYA
- the OPT7 gene encoding OPT super, whose protein sequence is MTGTKIPEDALETVRKGQAETVVESISTKSNVSIEQIDSEAGSFDGEIPPDIAELPQVVRDTVSFEDDPTTPILTFRYFILSIIFIVPGAFIDTMNTYRTTSAAYSIFFVQIASHWFGKWLAKVLPKKRVSLGKLGSFDLNPGPWSIKETALITITANSGATGSQGLNSLSLAEIYYGEKVNAAVAIFFMWTIVFVGYSYAGIARNFLLYDPQFIWPSALMQTTLFQTQSKSDLDSKQSSKQMKIFFCVLIGVCAWHFFPEYIWPMTSSLAFLCWVAPENYTANFLGSGLGGMGFLNFTLDWSNITSSIMLYPYWVQVVEFVAFVLGAWILIPSVKWGGLSSFKSGLMSNSLFLANGTKYPTTDLLTPDLQLNMTAYHELGEVYLGAQRAWNMFFDYAAYVSGFVWVVVFGYSSLSSSFKKLIKARKSNSSLSLQYTDRLNKMQAVYKEVPLLWYIILFAASFITLLVILATKSLFMPWWCLIVGLVFGSIIVTPLGWLYALSNFQLAIGTFNELLYGYMIQSQSSRHPAGATVYGAIAGDAWYRAQYILQDQKIGHYMHLPPRSVFFSQIFGELIGVPINYAAMRWVLSSKMDYLNGTKEDPLHQWTGQSITSYNTNAIQYVVLGPSRLFKNYPVLPYGFLLGAGAPLVLYAAYRFFPNSKLKFNLWNTTVFFSTLSTFYGNISTGPLSSFIGGTITMFYAYRYKHALWKKYNYLLAAAIDTGYNLAILLIFICFSAGKVILMPNWWGNNELSVERCFALAKAG